The proteins below come from a single Metarhizium brunneum chromosome 1, complete sequence genomic window:
- the yanR gene encoding Transcription factor: MAITTVTANLTPMLTPILIMLMLMLMFTPTARAPAIAITIATVTVKATAMVMMRVVTVDDLIVLHRQTECRYAHVANLLEETSRSAANGRRMTRPPKKKNVPDGPATIPNIADRGAINDHEGSSRGAAALSIGLLSHVPYSVTKASNVFGIGSEHPFANYWTCEGGLPEVISVLPDKAQADSLVARYFECVDPVYPMIHRQTFYADYEHFWRMKTDERNKMDPSFIALIFVILALGTQFVSSTTPKDRKQTAEFYASASNQALRMFSYLSSASIRSIQAMVLITYFLINDNHASDGWAFAGILIRQAYAMGLHRDPNIVTPNANPFEKQQRRKVWQAVLLQDTFLTVLLSLPPSATHTDVSVDDLLDDSSSIASSDPTDTAYIRGSWMLANLVQETICSPRSLDVPICTTVRHKSKLVADFRAVYRSFPDIFRSWDTDSLTAVASTNKRIVRQTLFLTSNYFHNLMLVHASESPDVPVNVRGTLEAAHDAISAFFLMFSLLESEARVWWVFNHRAFLEALCIANVLRETAKDAAGKDMLARDPLFVRARTDITRMIQIMELIGSNNDVARTRVQILSEFLEDTDTA; encoded by the exons ATGGCCATAACCACAGTCACGGCCAACCTCACGCCCATGCTCACGCCCATACTcatcatgctcatgctcatgctcatgttcACGCCCACGGCCAGAGCCCCAGCCATAGCCATCACCATAGCCACAGTCACAGTCAAAGCAACGGCCATGGTCATGATGAGAGT TGTGACCGTGGACGACCTCATTGTCTTGCAT AGACAGACGGAATGTCGATATGCACACGTCGCAAACCTATTGGA GGAAACCTCGAGATCGGCTGCCAATGGGCGCCGCATGACAAGACCgcccaagaaaaaaaatgtccCTGATGGGCCTGCTACCATTCCTAATATTGCCGACAGAGGCGCAATCAACGACCATGAAGGTTCATCTCGTGGTGCAGCGGCTCTCTCCATAGGCTTACTATCCCATGTTCCTTATTCCGTTACCAAGGCCAGCAATGTCTTTGGCATTGGGTCTGAGCATCCATTTGCCAACTACTGGACGTGCGAAGGAGGATTACCAGAAGTCATCTCTGTTCTACCGGACAAAGCTCAAGCCGACAGTCTTGTTGCTCGGTACTTCGAATGCGTGGACCCCGTGTACCCGATGATTCACCGTCAAACTTTTTATGCCGACTATGAGCACTTCTGGCGCATGAAAACCGACGAGCGAAATAAAATGGACCCATCTTTCATTGCCTTGATCTTTGTTATTCTGGCCCTCGGTACGCAGTTCGTCTCGTCTACGACACCCAAAGATCGCAAGCAGACTGCCGAGTTTTACGCGTCCGCCTCGAACCAAGCTCTCCGCATGTTTTCGTACCTAAGTTCTGCATCAATACGGTCTATACAGGCCATGGTGCTTATAACTTACTTTCTCATCAATGATAATCACGCGTCTGATGGCTGGGCTTTTGCTGGCATCTTGATTAGACAAGCATACGCCATGGGTTTGCATCGTGATCCAAATATCG TAACACCCAATGCCAATCCTTTCGAAAAACAGCAGCGGCGAAAAGTGTGGCAGGCCGTTCTTTTACAGGACACATTCTTGACTGTCCTTTTatccttgccgccttcagCCACCCACACAGATGTTTCTGTCGACGATTTGCTGGACGACAGTTCATCTATTGCGAGCAGCGATCCGACGGACACGGCCTATATCAGGGGATCGTGGATGCTGGCCAATCTGGTCCAGGAAACCATTTGTTCCCCTCGGTCATTGGATGTGCCTATCTGTACAACAGTGCGGCATAAATCCAAACTAGTGGCGGACTTTCGGGCAGTGTATCGGTCATTCCCCGATATTTTTCGATCCTGGGACACGGATAGTCTGACTGCGGTGGCAAGCACCAACAAGCGCATTGTGCGACAAACCTTATTCTTGACCAGCAACTATTTCCATAACCTGATGCTGGTGCATGCGTCAGAAAGCCCAGATGTGCCAGTCAACGTTCGAGGGACTCTGGAAGCAGCTCACGATGCTATTAGTGCTTTCTTCTTGATGTTTAGTCTATTGGAATCAGAAGCCCGAGTATGGTGGGTTTTTAATCACCGAGCATTCTTAGAAGCACTCTGCATCGCCAATGTGTTACGAGAAACAGCGAAAGATGCAGCGGGGAAAGACATGTTAGCCAGAGACCCCCTATTTGTGAGAGCCAGAACTGATATCA CGCGAATGATTCAAATTATGGAGCTCATTGGCTCGAATAACGATGTTGCGAGAACGCGGGTTCAGATCTTGAGCGAGTTTCTGGAGGACACTGACACGGCATAG